A stretch of the Marinobacter sp. JH2 genome encodes the following:
- the flgM gene encoding flagellar biosynthesis anti-sigma factor FlgM, producing MSVDLNGIGPGQVNTTRTQADKTTNKAPAPAADQTKAQGPAGRDENVSLSSQAKNLKQLEEKLGDYPEMDDDRIAEIRSALDNGTYKIDAEKLAQKMLEMDESIFG from the coding sequence ATGTCAGTTGACTTAAATGGAATTGGCCCAGGCCAGGTCAACACCACCAGAACCCAGGCCGACAAAACGACGAACAAAGCACCAGCGCCGGCAGCAGACCAAACCAAAGCTCAAGGCCCGGCCGGCCGTGACGAAAACGTTAGCCTCAGCAGTCAGGCAAAAAACCTGAAACAGCTCGAGGAAAAGCTCGGCGATTACCCGGAAATGGACGACGACCGCATTGCAGAGATCCGCTCCGCACTGGATAACGGCACTTACAAGATCGACGCAGAAAAACTGGCCCAGAAAATGCTTGAGATGGATGAAAGTATTTTTGGGTGA
- a CDS encoding flagellar protein FlgN, with translation MAAIDELKILLNEDIRQLDVLADLLLREKEALASADISPLHELTEEKNQILGTIRDRARQKIHHLVDMGYRPDAGEPSRFIRAGGMDDLYQLWKAADQKLRECQSLNQNNGRVVGHLQKRLARVADIFRGASSQQKLYGAQGQQTNVSSSTVFASA, from the coding sequence ATGGCCGCTATCGACGAGTTGAAGATCCTTTTAAATGAAGACATCCGCCAGCTGGACGTTTTGGCGGATCTTCTCCTTCGGGAGAAAGAGGCGTTAGCCTCTGCGGATATAAGCCCCCTTCATGAGCTGACGGAAGAGAAAAACCAGATTCTCGGAACAATCCGTGATCGAGCTCGCCAGAAAATTCATCATCTTGTAGACATGGGTTACCGCCCGGATGCCGGCGAGCCCTCACGTTTTATTCGGGCAGGCGGCATGGATGATTTGTATCAACTATGGAAAGCTGCCGATCAAAAGCTTCGGGAATGCCAGTCACTGAACCAGAATAACGGGAGAGTGGTTGGGCACCTGCAAAAACGCCTCGCACGGGTAGCCGACATCTTCCGCGGTGCGTCCAGCCAACAAAAGCTGTACGGTGCGCAAGGCCAGCAAACCAATGTTTCAAGCAGTACCGTTTTTGCAAGCGCCTAA
- a CDS encoding chemotaxis protein CheV, producing MTGVLQSVNQRTQLVGQNRLELLLFRLRGRQVYGINVFKVKEVLQCPKLSSIPNSLAVVRGVSHIRGETIPIVDMSMAIGLPGVPQEELATSFVIITEYNRKTQGFLVSGVERILNMNWEDIMPPPKGAGKDVYLTAVTKIDEKLVEIIDVEKILSEVSPLREDVNEELVSRSAADTKRHLPVLVVDDSAVARRQISRCLTAIGMEVITHNDGRQALNYLQSLTQDGSSIRNHLSLIISDVEMPEMDGYTLVTRIKENPALKEIFVMLHTSLSGVFNLAMVKKVGADDFMAKFSPDELAERVMELIGQD from the coding sequence ATGACAGGGGTACTTCAAAGCGTTAATCAGCGCACCCAACTGGTCGGCCAGAATCGGCTAGAGCTATTGCTGTTTCGGCTCCGTGGCCGGCAGGTGTACGGGATTAACGTTTTTAAAGTCAAAGAAGTATTGCAGTGCCCGAAACTGTCGTCTATCCCCAACAGCCTTGCGGTTGTGCGTGGTGTTTCTCATATACGGGGAGAAACTATTCCAATTGTTGATATGAGCATGGCGATAGGGTTGCCGGGTGTCCCTCAGGAGGAACTCGCGACAAGCTTCGTCATCATCACCGAGTATAACCGAAAGACCCAGGGCTTTTTGGTGTCTGGCGTTGAGCGGATTTTGAACATGAACTGGGAAGACATTATGCCGCCACCGAAAGGAGCGGGCAAAGATGTTTACCTGACAGCGGTTACGAAAATTGATGAAAAACTGGTAGAAATCATCGATGTGGAGAAGATTCTTTCAGAGGTTTCTCCGCTTCGTGAAGATGTTAACGAAGAGCTGGTGAGTCGGAGTGCGGCTGACACCAAACGCCATTTGCCGGTTCTAGTGGTGGATGATTCCGCCGTAGCGCGGCGCCAGATCAGCCGATGCTTAACCGCGATCGGAATGGAAGTGATTACCCATAACGATGGCAGGCAGGCGTTGAACTATTTGCAAAGCCTCACTCAGGATGGGTCTTCCATTCGGAATCATCTATCTTTGATTATCTCTGATGTAGAAATGCCCGAGATGGATGGCTATACGCTGGTTACGCGAATCAAAGAAAATCCTGCGTTAAAAGAAATCTTTGTCATGCTGCACACATCGCTCAGTGGCGTTTTCAATCTTGCCATGGTGAAGAAGGTGGGGGCCGATGATTTTATGGCAAAATTCAGCCCAGACGAGTTGGCCGAACGCGTTATGGAATTGATCGGTCAGGATTGA
- the mnmC gene encoding bifunctional tRNA (5-methylaminomethyl-2-thiouridine)(34)-methyltransferase MnmD/FAD-dependent 5-carboxymethylaminomethyl-2-thiouridine(34) oxidoreductase MnmC, whose translation MAISVAPKPPATEPAELIWQDGIPESTRFGDVYFNRNDGLSETRYVFIEPNNLCERFEKLPDHGHFVIGETGFGSGLSFLTAWADWKRATEDHKHSVLHFVSFERYPLTRDELKRALLRWPELAPVSDQLIDQYPPLMKGVHRLVFDGGRVRLTLFFGELQDGLDQLPFAADAWFLDGFDPQYNPDMWSDEAIQSIQNHSQTGTTFSTFTAVGRVRRALEAAGFEVTKQPGFGRKREMLAGAIRNDARLSNVAAAPTDPVAIIGAGIAGTLLARNLAERGIPVLLIDKAANAGSAASGNAQGALYAKLGIEYNAQAELAATALSFSQRYYRPWEGDFWHPTGLLQLATTAKEAERQRKFCERNQYPEGFLTPVSAAKASLLAGIEIPLEGLWFPKSGWLEPAKACERLSQHPLITTQFNVEVRDIERLKEGWSLQSAHHPSLKVSRLVIACGHQTAEIAPVTGKLRLKPIRGQVTYLPEASVNPPATVICGSKYLNPVGQGQATIGATFDIRNDNPEVTAEGHQENLDELLRMLPNLPVTQAPAAEDLRGRVAFRCTTHDYQPVAGELRTESGDKVEGAYLFTGLGSKGLVWGPLLAEYLADKLTGQPACLPIHLTRRIDTLRLYPKREF comes from the coding sequence ATGGCTATATCTGTAGCACCCAAACCGCCGGCCACAGAGCCGGCGGAATTAATTTGGCAAGACGGCATTCCGGAATCCACCCGTTTCGGTGATGTGTACTTCAATCGCAACGATGGCCTGTCTGAAACACGGTATGTGTTTATAGAGCCTAACAATCTTTGTGAACGTTTCGAGAAACTCCCGGATCATGGCCATTTTGTGATTGGCGAAACCGGGTTCGGATCGGGCCTTAGTTTTTTAACAGCATGGGCAGACTGGAAACGGGCAACAGAAGACCATAAACACTCGGTATTGCACTTTGTTTCGTTTGAACGCTATCCGCTTACTCGTGACGAACTAAAAAGGGCCCTATTACGCTGGCCGGAACTCGCTCCGGTATCAGACCAACTAATAGACCAATACCCGCCCCTGATGAAAGGCGTTCACCGCCTGGTTTTCGATGGTGGGCGGGTCAGGCTTACCCTGTTTTTTGGTGAACTCCAAGACGGGCTGGACCAGCTGCCGTTTGCTGCGGATGCCTGGTTTCTTGACGGCTTCGACCCCCAATACAACCCGGACATGTGGTCTGATGAAGCGATTCAATCTATTCAGAATCACAGCCAGACTGGCACAACCTTTTCGACGTTTACCGCAGTGGGCCGGGTTAGACGCGCCCTTGAAGCCGCGGGATTTGAGGTTACAAAGCAACCGGGCTTCGGCCGAAAACGTGAAATGCTCGCTGGCGCCATCAGAAACGATGCCCGTCTCTCAAACGTGGCGGCCGCCCCCACCGACCCGGTGGCCATTATAGGAGCAGGTATTGCCGGAACGCTTTTAGCTAGAAATCTGGCTGAACGCGGCATCCCTGTTCTATTGATCGACAAAGCCGCGAATGCTGGCTCCGCAGCTTCCGGTAACGCTCAGGGCGCACTCTATGCAAAGCTCGGCATCGAGTACAACGCACAAGCCGAGTTGGCCGCAACAGCTCTGAGTTTCAGTCAGCGCTACTATCGCCCGTGGGAGGGTGATTTTTGGCACCCCACCGGCTTATTACAATTGGCCACGACGGCAAAGGAAGCCGAGCGCCAACGAAAATTCTGTGAACGAAATCAGTACCCCGAAGGCTTTCTGACGCCGGTTAGCGCTGCAAAAGCCTCGTTACTCGCCGGCATCGAGATCCCGCTCGAAGGATTATGGTTTCCCAAGTCAGGCTGGCTTGAACCTGCAAAAGCCTGCGAGCGACTTTCCCAACATCCGCTGATCACCACCCAATTTAACGTAGAGGTTCGGGATATCGAGCGCCTCAAAGAAGGCTGGTCACTTCAGAGTGCTCATCATCCAAGCCTGAAGGTTTCAAGACTGGTCATCGCTTGTGGCCACCAAACTGCGGAGATTGCCCCTGTGACGGGCAAACTGCGGTTGAAACCGATTCGTGGGCAGGTCACCTATTTACCAGAGGCCAGCGTCAACCCGCCCGCGACCGTCATCTGTGGCTCCAAATACTTAAATCCGGTTGGCCAAGGGCAAGCAACCATAGGCGCCACATTCGACATCAGGAACGACAACCCTGAGGTTACCGCCGAAGGCCATCAAGAGAATCTGGACGAACTCTTACGCATGCTACCGAATCTTCCGGTAACCCAAGCACCAGCAGCTGAAGACCTGCGAGGTCGCGTTGCGTTTCGATGCACTACCCACGACTATCAACCGGTCGCGGGGGAACTGCGTACGGAATCCGGCGACAAAGTAGAAGGCGCATACCTGTTTACCGGGCTCGGCAGTAAGGGGCTGGTTTGGGGGCCTTTGCTTGCGGAATATCTTGCGGACAAATTGACCGGACAACCGGCTTGTCTGCCAATTCACCTGACTCGGCGCATTGATACACTTCGCCTTTATCCAAAACGAGAGTTTTAG
- a CDS encoding peptidylprolyl isomerase, with protein MTNSVKQPFLVIYAALLIMSALIFSAAAHADTNQDLPKVRFVTSEGAFELLLRPDVAPKTVENFLNYVEDGFYNDTIFHRVIRGFMVQGGGFTEDMGRKPTKAPIVNEGSQTLPNLRGTIAMARTNNPDSATSQFFINLVNNDFLNAGVRGAGYAVFGKVTDGMGVVDKIASVQTGRKQGMGDVPLSPVVIKSVTKVSTED; from the coding sequence ATGACAAACTCCGTAAAACAACCATTTCTTGTGATTTATGCCGCACTGTTAATTATGTCGGCGTTAATCTTCTCCGCCGCGGCGCATGCGGACACCAACCAAGACTTGCCCAAAGTACGCTTCGTTACGTCAGAAGGTGCGTTTGAACTTCTTCTTCGCCCCGACGTTGCGCCAAAAACGGTCGAGAACTTCTTGAACTATGTAGAAGATGGCTTTTACAACGACACCATTTTTCACCGCGTCATCAGAGGTTTTATGGTTCAAGGCGGCGGATTTACCGAGGACATGGGCCGGAAGCCCACGAAAGCTCCTATCGTTAATGAAGGCAGCCAAACCCTTCCTAACCTCCGCGGCACTATTGCCATGGCCCGCACCAACAACCCGGACTCCGCCACCTCACAGTTCTTCATTAACTTGGTCAACAACGACTTCCTGAACGCAGGCGTACGCGGCGCCGGCTACGCGGTTTTCGGAAAAGTGACCGATGGCATGGGTGTGGTCGACAAAATTGCCTCTGTGCAGACCGGGCGCAAGCAGGGTATGGGCGATGTTCCTCTATCTCCGGTTGTGATAAAAAGCGTGACCAAGGTTTCTACTGAAGACTAA
- a CDS encoding pilus assembly protein PilB produces the protein MKVQKGFEEKSRLGRLLINRGYLKESELEDALTLQRTSGERLGEVLVASGRITEKELIRVLKHQSRYRNTAALVTMVALPFQPLVSFASTTSDSDDADAVASAGQLYKGFGFAALTDVEMSSVSGQRNIGLFDHIENVAATPGNAADAEGDNANEVGLDAIESVRLAANVFVPVLSFLDSELTISGVKYREGEERYSIRDDGAITLALPERIEEIRMDNIRVAGGHGASMGSVSIQNIRFHPASSMTIYTR, from the coding sequence GTGAAAGTCCAAAAAGGATTTGAAGAAAAATCACGGCTTGGTCGGTTATTGATCAATCGCGGGTATCTAAAGGAGTCGGAGCTTGAAGATGCCCTGACGCTTCAGCGTACTTCAGGGGAGCGCTTGGGAGAGGTTTTAGTTGCCTCGGGCCGCATTACCGAAAAAGAGTTGATTCGGGTGTTGAAACACCAATCCCGATACCGCAATACTGCTGCACTGGTAACGATGGTGGCATTGCCGTTTCAGCCTCTTGTATCGTTTGCGTCTACGACATCAGACAGTGACGATGCAGACGCTGTGGCCAGTGCAGGGCAATTGTATAAAGGGTTCGGGTTCGCAGCCTTGACGGACGTTGAAATGTCGTCGGTATCGGGGCAGCGCAACATTGGCTTGTTCGATCATATTGAAAACGTCGCGGCCACGCCCGGGAATGCTGCGGATGCAGAGGGTGATAATGCCAATGAGGTGGGATTGGATGCGATTGAAAGTGTGCGGCTGGCGGCTAACGTGTTTGTGCCGGTGTTAAGCTTTCTTGATTCCGAACTCACCATCTCGGGTGTCAAATACCGTGAAGGCGAAGAGCGATATTCAATCCGGGACGATGGCGCGATTACCTTGGCGCTGCCGGAGCGAATTGAAGAAATCCGAATGGATAATATCCGGGTCGCTGGCGGTCATGGTGCGTCGATGGGTAGCGTCAGTATTCAGAATATTCGTTTTCACCCCGCATCGAGCATGACCATCTACACTCGATAA
- the flgA gene encoding flagellar basal body P-ring formation chaperone FlgA, with protein MRTLILFTLALIFSSHSFAEQATTASDIQEMAERFLQTWADDQRDLNRRIEYQIGNVDRRLKLAPCEGEPKLEFVSDPLRTPSPSILISCGGNRPWRMYVTASVEAYGPAIVAARPLTRGERLTSAALTTSEVQLNASRRGALTDIDNIQGMMVRRPVRTGTVLTPDLLEAPDAIERGDHVIILARAGSFSVSSRGKALGNASIGEQVLVENLRSARTVKATVVAPGRVEIPMQ; from the coding sequence ATGCGTACCCTCATTTTATTTACGCTGGCGCTAATTTTCAGTTCGCACTCGTTCGCCGAGCAAGCCACGACCGCGAGTGATATCCAGGAAATGGCCGAGCGATTTTTACAAACGTGGGCGGATGATCAAAGGGATCTTAATCGACGCATTGAATACCAAATCGGTAACGTGGACCGGCGTTTGAAACTGGCGCCATGCGAGGGTGAGCCTAAGCTGGAGTTCGTGAGTGATCCTCTGCGAACACCCAGCCCTTCAATTCTTATTAGCTGTGGGGGTAACCGCCCTTGGCGAATGTATGTAACGGCCTCTGTCGAGGCCTACGGACCCGCGATCGTTGCCGCGCGCCCATTGACCCGGGGGGAGCGGCTAACGAGCGCAGCATTAACCACAAGCGAAGTTCAGTTGAACGCTAGCCGCAGAGGCGCGCTCACCGACATAGACAATATTCAAGGGATGATGGTTCGACGCCCTGTGCGAACAGGTACCGTGCTGACACCGGATTTGCTAGAAGCCCCCGATGCCATAGAGCGAGGCGACCATGTTATTATCCTGGCCCGAGCCGGCTCTTTTTCCGTGAGCTCCCGTGGTAAGGCTCTTGGCAACGCAAGCATTGGTGAGCAGGTATTAGTAGAAAATCTTCGTTCCGCGAGAACCGTCAAAGCAACGGTGGTCGCGCCGGGACGGGTCGAGATCCCCATGCAATAA